In Spirosoma pollinicola, the genomic window TTTCGGTTAAAAAAACAATCACTTCCAGTATTTAGTAATTGGTTTACGGCAGTTCGCCCATAAGGTGAGCCCCTTTCGCCAACTACGTGTGATGATGGCTCCCGAAAATCAGCAAAATTGAAAACAGTATACGGTATACTGACCACCAACTACCAGAAAAAATTATGTCTCTCGAATGGATTATGAGTGCCTGCATTGGCGTTGGCCTGGCCGCTTGCTGCGGCTTCCGGGTGTTTGTGCCGCTGTTGATTGCCAGTGCAGCTACGAAACTCGGCATTGTTGGCACCATGACCGGCTTCGAGTGGCTTGGCGGGTGGCCTGCCCTACTGGGCCTTACGGTTGCAACCGTGGTTGAGTTGGGCGGCTATTATATTCCCTGGCTAGATAATGTGCTCGACACAATTGCCACACCCGCATCTATTATTGCCGGAACGTTACTGAGTACGACCTTTCTTCAAATTGATAACCCTCTATTACATTGGGGATTGGGCCTTATGCTTGGCGGAAGTTCGGCGGGTATTATTCAGGCGGGGACAAGTTTACTTCGGCTTGGCTCAACAGCTACAACGGGCGGAGCGGGCAACCCTGTGGTAGCCACGGGCGAAAATATTGCCTCCTTCAGCCTGTCCATCTTTAGCATCTTCTTACCACTTGTAGCGGTGGTCATCATTGCATTAGTACTTATTTTTATTGTTGGTCGGCTGGTGGCTCGCAGGAAAGTTTGGTTCAGCCGGGCAGGGAAACAGAACCGCACAGGCGGCCCTGCGGGATTTTAACAAGATTTAAAAGATTAAATAAGATTGCTAGCATAAAAACAAAAATGCTATCCAGCATAAACCCTTTATATTGACGATTTAAAAGAGTAGACAGGATTGTCGTTTTTACGGTAGCAATCCTGTCTACTCTTTTAAATCTTGTTAAAATCCCGGTCACAGAGCAGCCACTGTCCGCTTCACAAACGCAGTTAGTTCAGAACCGGTAAGCATATTCTGCGACAGAAGAGCCAGATCATATACCTGTTTTACTAATGATTTTTGCGAGTCGGCATCAGCTTCAGCCAGAATCTTACCAATCAATGGGTGATTTGCGTTAACAACTACGTTATACGTATTTGGCAGATTTCCGTAAAAAGACTGCTCACCCGATAACGCCGACATATCCTTCATCCGACGCATAAACTCCGGCAAGGTGATCGTTACGGGCAGTTCGTCTACGGGTTGGGCCTCTACACTCACATTGAGCATCTTGTTGTCCAGCACCTGATCGAACACGTCTTTCAGTTTCGTCTGGTCAGCTTCTGAAAGTACACTTTCATTATTCAGCCCCTTGTCGATAAGCTTATCCAACGAGTCGGCATCTACGCGCTGGAAGTGGACTTTTTCAAGCTTTTGTTCGAGTGCGTTAATGAAGTGAGCGTCGATAACATTGTCCATCAACAGGACATCGTAACCCCGCCGACGGGCCGATTCAATATAGGCGTCCTGTTGTTTGCGGTCGCTGGTGTAAAGCAGTACCAGTGTATCGTTTTTATCGGTCTGATTAGCCTGCACTTTCTCGCGGTACTCGTCGAGCGTTGCAAACTCGCCTTCTGTATTCTTGAGCAATACAAAGTTTTTGGCTTTCTCCCAGAACTTATCGTCGCTCAAAATACCGTATTTGATAAACAGACCGATATCGTCAAACTTCTCTTCAAATGCCTTGCGGTCGGCATTGAACAAGTCGTTCAATTTATCAGCTACTTTCCGGGTAATGTAGCCATTGATCTTCTTAACATTCGCATCCGATTGCAGAAAGCTCCGCGAAACGTTAAGTGGAATATCCGGCGAGTCGATAACGCCATGCAGCATCATCAGGAAGTCGGGCACAACATCTTTCACCTCGTCGGTAATAAATACCTGACGGCTGTATAGTTGAATTTTCTCACGCTGAAAACGAAGTTCGTTTTTGATGCGGGGGAAGTATAGGATACCGGTCAGGTTGAAGGGGTAGTCGACATTCAGGTGAATCCAGAACAGGGGCTCCTCGCCCATTGGATACAACTCCCGATAAAATGTCTTGTAATCTTCGTCGGTAAGATCCGCAGGTGACTTTGTCCAGATAGGCGTCGTATTGTTAACAACCTTCTCATCGAACTCAACCGGAACGGGCAGGAAGCGGGCGTATTTGTCCAGAATGCCCTGTAAACGGCCTTTATTCAGAAATTCTTCCGAATCGGGGGCGATGTGCAGAATAATATCCGTTCCACGATCGGCACGTTCGGCAGGCGACAGTTCAAATTCTGTTGAGCCGTCACATGTCCAGCGAACGGCCTCAGAACCGTCGCGGTACGATTTTGACACGATATCAACTCTTTCGGCAACCATAAAAGCCGAGTAAAAGCCTAAGCCAAAATGACCGATGATTTGCCCTTTATCGTCCGTTTTGTCTTTGTATTTATCCAGAAAGTCAGTTGCTCCAGAGAAGGCAATCTGGTTGATGTATTTCTTGATTTCATCGGCTGTCATGCCAAGCCCGTTATCACTGATAGTAATCGTTTTCGCTTCTTCATCGAGCGAAACGGTAACTTTCAAGTCGCCCAGTTCACCGCCGAATTCACCAAACGAGGCCAGTTGACGTAGTTTTTGGGTAGCATCAACAGCATTTGACACCAATTCACGCAGGAAAATTTCGTGGTCGGAATAGAGGAATTTTTTGATGATGGGGAAGATATTCTCGGTATGAATCGAAATCTGCCCTTTTTCGTTTTGTACTGCTTCCATAATATATTGTTAAATGAGATTATGAGCTTGCCTGGGCAACGTCAAATCCTGTTCCACCCTATCCGTTTATGACAGATTGACAGATTTTTTTTACTATTCAGTCTAACTTCACGATTAATCGTCAGGGCAGGCCTACCGGCAAACGTATATTTACGACTACAGACAAACAGGCTTTATAAATAGATTGTTGATTGTATATGCTTGCACATACTTACACTGACATTTCTCTGTCAGAGCTGGAGAAACTTCGTCATCAACCGCATACGGCCGTTGTCGATGTACGCGATGAGTGGGAGTTTGATGAGTTCAACCTTGGCGGACTGAATATACCCTTATCTGATATACGCACCCGAAAAGCGGAGCTACTCCCCTATCATACATTGATTGTCGTTTGTACGAATGGCGTTCGCAGTCGGGTGGCGGCTAAGGATTTTTTACGTCAGCCAGAGCTCAAAAGCAAAACTATTTACCACCTGCATGGTGGCTTAGTTGAAGACGTCGATTAGTTATTCTCGATTTAACTGTACTTTACACCTTGACGTAGTTCATATTAGTGTGTAAAAAAAGGATTTAACCACAGAGACACAAAGTGCACAGAGATGAGAAAGTTTGCCTTTTTCATCTCTGTGCACTTTGTGTCTCTGTGGTTAAATCCTTTTTTATCTCTACATCTGCGCCCGACCTTCGTACTAAGTGACAATCGTAAAGCCGGGCTTGGCGGCCAGTTTCTCGACGTGAGGCAGATTGATTTGTAGAATATCATGAACGTTTACCCGAATTAACTGACTTAGCTGATTCAAGGGCAAATCGTTACGTTCAAACCCAAAAGGCTCTTCAATTTCCTCGCCAATCATTTCAAGTCCGACAAGAATATAGGAAGCCAGTAAAACCGCCGGGATCGTAAGGTATCCAAAAGCTGTCATGACTGTAAAGGGCAGAAGAACGACATAAAACATGATAAACAGCTTAATAAATAACGTATAGGAAAACGGAATCGGTGTGCTTTTTATACGTTCACAAACGCCACAAACATCCATCAGCGTCGTTAAATATTGATTGAGGTTGATGTGCTGCGATTCGGAGATATGGCCTTCACGGTATAAGGCTTCCGTTTTTGCCCAGAGTTGATTGGCTACCCCGGCAGGCTTATGATCGAAGTTGCTCAGGTCGCGCCGTTCGCCTTCCTCAACCATATCCAGTTCACTTACATTGCTGCTATCACGCAGGTGGTTCTTGAGGGCAAACGGGAAGTTAGATATAGCTTTAGCGTAAAAATTGCGGCTGGCTGTATCACCTTCCGGCAATACAGCATTAAAGAATATTGCCAGATTACGGCAGTTATTCACTAAAGAGCCCCATGCCTGACGCCCCTCATAGAAACGGTCGTAAGCTGTGTTTGTCCGGAAGATGAGCAACAAACTAAGCAATATACCCATGGCGCTCAGAAAAGAACCGGGGGTATCTTTCAGCCGTAAATCTATGTAACGCATCTCTGCAATCGTGATCAGAATCACGTATATGGCAATAACTATTAACCGGCGAACCAATGCTTTTGCGGTGGGGCCAGTATGAAAATGCCAGATAGATGGCAGTAACCCTGCGTTTTTGTAGATGATCATTCGGGTGCATTAATGCATAACTACCTTATAGAACAACCCAAACCTTTAAACGGTTATGGTTCCGGCAAAAACTCTTTCAGCCGGGCCAATCAGGTAAATGTCATCGAACCCACCATTGTCCAGGTGATTGAATGACACGCGCAGGTTGCCCCCAATTGTTTTGATCATCACAGGAGAAACCATTTTCACCTGCTGGTGAGCCACTAAAGCCACAGCCGTTACGCCCGTTCCGCAGGAATAGGTTTCGTCTTCAACACCCCGTTCATAGGTTCTGACAAATACGCTCTTATCGTCAAGTACCTGCGCAAAATTAACGTTCGTTCCACCGGGTTTAAACGAATCACTATAACGAATGGCACGTCCTTCGGCCACGACATCTAGCGATTCCAGATCATCAACAAAGACAACGACATGGGGAGAACCCGTGTTCAGGAAAGTTAATCCATTGCGGTCTTCAATACCCGAAACGGGGCTCATTTTTAGCGAAACGCTATCTGCGTTTACAACGGCCTTATGTTCACCATCGACCGCCAGAAAACGCACTTCCTGATCAAAAACGCCTAAGTCGTGCGCAAATCGGACGATACAACGCCCACCATTGCCACACATGCTGCCTTCTGCTCCGTCAGCATTGAAGTACACCATACGGAAATCATAGTCGGTATCTTTTTGAAGCAGGATCAGGCCATCGGCTCCAACACCAAACCGCCGGTGGCAAAGTTGTTCAACAAGCGCCTGATTAGATGCGGGGAATGTGCCATTCCGGTCGTCGACTACTACAAAGTCGTTGCCAGTGCCCTGATATTTAAAAAAGTCCATAAAGTCTGGGCCAAGCCGCCACGGCGGACCGTTCCAGCGTGGCCGTTTACAGTTTAAAGGGGCCAAGCTGGAACGGTCCGCCGTGGCGGCTTGGCCCAAACATAGCCAACACGAAAAAAGCCGCCTTTACAGACAGCTCTTTCAAACACTTTATGCAGAACGAAGCAATTAAGCTGCTGCAACGACTTTTGGCTTGCGCTCTTTAACCCGAGCAGCTTTACCCTGACGACCGCGTAGGTAGAACAAACGCGCCCGACGAACTTTGCCCAGACGAACAATTTCAACCTTGTCGATATTGGGTGACAGAAGCGGGAAAATCCGTTCTACGCCAACGCCATTTGATACTTTGCGGACAGTAAATGTCTCGCCACCAGTGCTTGGATTCCGGCGTTGAATTACCGTTCCTGTAAACACCTGGATGCGTTCCTTATTTCCTTCGCGGATTTTGACGTGTACATTCACCGTATCGCCCGCCCGGAACGCAGGCAACTCGGCGCGACGTTGCGCGTTGTCTGCCTCCACTAATTTGATTAACTCGCTCATGACCGTATATAAATCGCCAGATAACTATTTGCGAAATGAGCCGCAAAGATAGTAATTTTCTCAGTAGCAGAAAATACTTTTGTAAAATTACGCGCTTGTACCAACAACCAAACCCATGAAAATACTGAACGTAGATCAAATCCGTTCCCTTGACCAGTCCACAATTCAACACGAACCCATCGCACCGATCAATTTGATGGAGCGAGCGGCACACACTTTTGTCGAGTGGTTTGTCGATCATTTTCCGGATACGATTCACACAAAAATTTTCTGCGGTTTAGGCAATAATGGGGGCGATGGAATGGCTATTGCCCGGCTGCTTTTGGAACATCAGTACCCAATCGAGGTATACGTTGTTCGCTATGCGCCACGAGAATCCGATGATTTTATGCATAACCATCGTAGGCTTAAATTACTTCTGGATTCTATTCACTACATCGAATCTACGGCAGATATCCCGGCAATCCGCCATAATGAAGTGGTGATTGACGCTATTTTTGGTTCCGGTCTTTCACGCCCAACTGAAGGTATTGTTAAAGACACCATTCAAGCTATCAACCGGGCACCGGCAACAGTGGTTTCTGTAGATATTGCCAGCGGCCTTTACACCGATCAGCCAAACGAGCCGACAGATGTAATTATTGAACCCGATTACACTCTTACGTTTCAGTTGCCAAAGTTGGCGCTTGTTTTACCAAAAAATGGCCCCTACGTCGGCAATTGGCATATTTTAGATATTCGTCTTCACAAGCGGTTTATTGATCAGGCACCAACGTCTTACTATTTTACCCAGCCTAGCGAAGCCAGATTATTACTTCGAAAACGAAACCGTTTTTCTAATAAAGGTACGTTTGGTCATGCCCTTCTTCTGGCCGGCAGCTACGGAAAAATCGGGGCGGCAGTACTCTCGGCAAAAGCCTGCCTGCGGGCAGGTGTGGGATTGCTTACGGTTCAGGTTCCCCAGTGTGGATACACAATTCTGCAAACCGTTGTGCCCGAAGCCATGTGTAGTCCTGATCGGCATCAAAACATTCTTACGGGCATTGCACCATCTGATCAGGCAGGCCACGAAAGTCTTGATCCGTCCGACTTCTCGGCGATAGGCATTGGCCCCGGTATTGGTAAAGCTCCCGAAACGCTGGCCATGCTGAAAGGCTTGTTGCCGAGCCTGAAAAAACCCATTGTTGTTGATGCCGATGCCTTGAATCTGCTGGCGGAAAATCGTGAATTGCTGAATCATATCCCCCCGAGTAGTATTCTTACTCCTCATCCCAAAGAATTTGAGCGACTGACCAAAAAGTGGAGTAACGACTATCAAAAATTAGATCTTCTGCGTGAGTTTGCAAAAAAAAACAAGATCGTCGTCGTCCTGAAAGGAGCTTTTTCGGCCATCGCGACACCCGATGGTGATATTCATTTCAACTCGACAGGCAACCCTGGACTAAGTACCGGCGGAACGGGCGATGTATTGACAGGCGTTTTAACGGCTCTATTAGCCCAGGGTTATGATCCAGTTGAAGCAGCCGTGCTGGGTGTATATGCGCATGGATTAGCGGGTGATCAGGTAGCCAGTCAGCGAGGGTCTATTGGTATGACAGCGTCTGATGTCATTGATGCGTTGCGATGGGAATAAATTTACCAGAAAGTGTGTATTTTATTCTACACATGATATTTCGTTTACCTATATCAATACTGATAAATTAACCGTTTACGAAATATAGCCAAAATGCCTACTTAGGTACCATAGCAGATTCAGCAATTCTGCATTTCTGGCAGGTTGAGACCTAATTACAGGCCCAAAATTTGCGTGCAGTAGTATGAAACAGCATACTACTGCACACCATGAAACACACAGCACAACGAGATTGGCGTACGAATCGAACCTCTCGAAAGAGTCGCATAAATTTTGATCAAACATCTGCTATTGGGGGACTCACTGTAGCACTCTTTGCTTACATTGTGTACTACTTCATTTATCCAATGATTGCCAAAGGATTACTGTGGTAACTCTTACAAAAGCCGTTGCGACTCACTTCATTAATTGATAGGTAGCAAAGGCTGCAACATACGCTAAAACCATCATGTAGGTTAATTGTACGGCTGGCCACTTCCAGCTCTTGGTTTCGCGTTGGGTAGCGGCTAATGTGCTCATGCACATCATAGCGAATACGTAAAAAACCAGCAGCGACCAGGCAAGGGCGGGGGTATACATAACTCCTCCTGTTTCAGGATTTTTTTCCTGACGCAGCCGCTCCCGAATTGTTACTCCCTCATCATCCCCACCATCGCCGATGCTGTAAATCGTTGACATTGTACCAACGAACACCTCGCGGGCGGCAAACGAACTCAGCAGGGCAATACCAATTTTCCAGTCATAGCCGAGCGGCCGAATAACTGGCTCAATAAAGTGTCCGAAATTCCCGGCATAGGATGCTTCGAGTCGTTCGGAGGCAATGCGATTTTGCAGGGCGTCGGATGAGAGTGTTGAATTTTGTTGTTTAACCAGCTTTTCAGCCTGTTCCATTGAATCGCCGGGGCCATAGCTGGCTAATACCCACAACACGATCGAGATAGCCAGAATAACCCGCCCGGCTTCCCACACAAATGAGCGAACACTTTCCCAGACCGTAAGCCCAACGTGGTTCCAGCGGGGCAGTTTAAACGTAGGCAATTCCATAATGAAATAGCCACGCTCCTTTGTTTTAAGCAGAATTTTCAGAACGTAAGCAGCTACCAACGCACTAACCAGACCCAGGAGATATAAACTCATCAAGGCAAGCCCCTGAAGGTTAAAAACGCCTAATACGCGCTGGTTAGGTACAACTAAGGCAATAAGGATTGTATAAATTGGCAGGCGAGCCGAGCAACTCATCAATGGCGTTACCAGAATGGTAATGAGCCTGTCGCGCCGGGTACCAATACTGCGTGTGGCCATAATGGCCGGAACAGCACAGGCAACTCCCGAAATAAGCGGCACCACACTCCGGCCGTTCAGCCCGAATTTGCGCATAATCCGGTCCATAATGACCATTACACGAGACATATATCCCGATTCTTCGAGTAAGGCAATCAGAAAAAACAGGAAGGCGATCTGCGGAATAAAAACAAGAATACCTCCAATACCAGCCAATATACCATCAGTGAGCAGGTCTGTAAGAGGACCGGGCGGCAAACTCGTTTTGAGCTGCCCGTTGAGCCAGGCAACACCCGTATCGATGGCATCCATAAATGGCTGCGCCCAGGCAAAAATGGCCTGAAAAAGCAGTAGTAATATAAACCCAAAAATGGCATACCCCCACACTGGGTGCAACAGTACTCTGTCGAGTTTCTGACTCCAGGTTGGCTGATTAATAGGCCGCTTATCGGTAACGACTTCCGTTACGATTGCAGCTATACGTTTATAGCGGGTGATGGTTTCATTCGCCTGAAAGGTTGTTACATTAAATTGATGCGACTCAATAATGGTATCCAGCCCCATCTGTTGCTGACGATTCAGGAAGGAGACGCCGTCATGCTGGATAATATATTGTAAGGCGAGGTAATTATTGTCGAGATGGTACTGCGTTTTAGTATCAGCTATAACTTCAGGGACTTCATCGACTGGGTCGAAGAAAAGTTTACCCGGCAATACCGGCTCCTGGATTTGATCCAGAACGGCCTTTTTCAGTAAATCAAGTCCTTCACCCTTCCGTGCATTAATACGCACAACGGGCACGCCCAAACGCATTGCCAACCGAACAGAATTGATCGCTTTTGTTTGCTGCTGCGCCACATCAAGCATATTCAGCGCCAGGACGGTAGGCACGCCGAGGTCGGTAATTTGCGTAAAGAGCAATAAATTTCGGTGGAGATTGGCCGCATCTATCACTACAACGGCAACATCGGGGTAGTCGGGATGGCTGGGGTTGGCCAGAATATCGGTAACGATCTGTTCGTCTAACGACTTTGGGTAGATGGAATAAACGCCGGGAAGGTCAATAACGGTGGCGGTGTTCTGCGTATCAATGGGCCACAGTCCGGATTTTTTATCCATTGTGACGCCCGGAAAGTTACCCGTCTTCTGACGCAGGCCGGTCAGTTGATTAAATAGCGATGATTTACCGGCATTGGGGTTGCCAACGAGGGCAATGATAGGAGACGATTTCAAGACACAAGTTAAGACGAGGCCGCCCGAACTCGAAACATCAGGACGGTGCCATCCGCACGGTTAAGTACAGTTAATCCTCATTTTGAATCATGATTGTAGCCGCTTCCGACTTGCGCATTGCCAGGCAATAACCCGCTACGTTCAGGCAAATCGGATCACCAAGCGGAGCTTTGCTGTGCAGGCACACTTCAGCACCCGGCAGGCAGCCCATTTCGAGCAACTTAAGCGACATCAATTGATTGTTAAACGACTCAATGGTGGCTCGTTCTCCAATTTTCAGGTCAGCTACGCTACGTTTGCTCATGGTCTTGGTGAGGCTAATCTTTATTTAGATTCAGTTTAATTAACGCAAGATTACAACGGAAAGTTTATTGATGCAAATCTATCTGAGCAAATCCCACGCAAACCGTAAAATGGTTGCTGCAATGAGAAATAAAAAGAATACCCGAATGAATCGATTCCCTTTTAATATCGCCAGACGTGCCCCTAAAAAAGCTCCTGAGAGGCTGGCAATGGCCATGGGGAATGCAAATGCATAGAGAATTTTCCCTTCATTTATAAAAAATAAAGTGCTGGCCAGATTAGTTGACGCATTGACCAATTTAGCATGAGCACTAGCCTTGAGGAAATCGAAGCCAATGAGTGCAATGAAACCAAGTACAAGAAAGCTGCCCGTTCCGGGGCCAAAGAAGCCATCATAAAACCCGATACCTGCCCCCATAAACCACATGCGCTTCTGCTGCTGACTTGCCGTTACCACCCGATGCGACACCTGCCCAAAATCTTTTTTTATCAGTGTATAAATGAACACCCCAATTAGAATGACCAGAGCCAGAGGTTTCATGAAACTATTCGGCACTCGGGAAAGTACCCAGGACCCAAACCAGGAAGCCCCAAAGGCAATGGCCATCATCGGTCCAATAAATCGGCCAACCACCGCAACACGTCGGCTATACTGAAAGGCACCCATCAAGCTACTGAACATAGACGGGATTTTGGTCGTCCCAATCAGGGTTGGCACCGGGTACCGGGGTAGCGTAAATAGCATAGCGGGCGTTTGGATAAGCCCTCCCCCACCAATAATTGCATCGACAAAACCAGCCAGAAACGAAAAGCCACACAACACTAAAACCGCAGAATAATCCATCAAAATAATAAGCCCTTTACAAAAAACCTATACCCTAAACTTTGACTTTAAATGAGCCTACAGATAGAGATACAATCACCTCAGCAGTCTGGATAATCGAAAAAATAGGCACAACGTTCATGTAGACATTAAGAAGAGGAAGTAAGCTGCTTTTGTCTTCCGGTAACGTTTCCCGACTTACAGGAACAGGAAATCAGGAAACGAATGCCCAAGAGAACCTAAAACTATTTCTTTCGTGCATCAGCATTGCGCTGTAAATTTGCAGAATTAATAGACAGAGCATGGCAGAATCGGTACGGCAGATGAGTGCATTGATGCGGAAGGAGTTCCTGCTGGAATGGAGGCAACGCTATGCCCTCAATGGTATGCTCCTGTATATTGTCGGTGCCGTGTTTGTGTGTTACCTCAGCTTTAACGCCCGACGAGGCCAATTGACGCCTATTGTCTGGAATACGCTGTTCTGGATTATTTTGCTGTTTACGGCGATCAATGCCATTGCCAAGAGTTTTGTACAGGAGCGTGCCGGACGGCAATTATACTACTACACATTAGCCAGTCCGCAACAGATTATTCTGTCCAAAATTCTATACAACACAGCCCTGATGTTAATGCTGGTCTTTCTGGGCTTCGGGGTATATGCGTTTGTATTGGGCAATCCGGTAAACGACGTGCCACTTTACATGTTGACGCTGGTGCTGGGAGCAATCGGATTTGCGTCGTCACTTACGCTGGTATCGGGCATTGCCAGCAAAGCCGAAAACCCGGCAACGTTGATGGCGGTATTGAGCTTCCCGATCATTCTACCCCTGCTGCTCATGCTATTGAAAGTGTCGAAAAATGCCCTCGATGGTCTTGACCGAAGCGTAAGCTGGAACGAGATAGGAACCG contains:
- the dapF gene encoding diaminopimelate epimerase, encoding MDFFKYQGTGNDFVVVDDRNGTFPASNQALVEQLCHRRFGVGADGLILLQKDTDYDFRMVYFNADGAEGSMCGNGGRCIVRFAHDLGVFDQEVRFLAVDGEHKAVVNADSVSLKMSPVSGIEDRNGLTFLNTGSPHVVVFVDDLESLDVVAEGRAIRYSDSFKPGGTNVNFAQVLDDKSVFVRTYERGVEDETYSCGTGVTAVALVAHQQVKMVSPVMIKTIGGNLRVSFNHLDNGGFDDIYLIGPAERVFAGTITV
- a CDS encoding NAD(P)H-hydrate dehydratase; translated protein: MKILNVDQIRSLDQSTIQHEPIAPINLMERAAHTFVEWFVDHFPDTIHTKIFCGLGNNGGDGMAIARLLLEHQYPIEVYVVRYAPRESDDFMHNHRRLKLLLDSIHYIESTADIPAIRHNEVVIDAIFGSGLSRPTEGIVKDTIQAINRAPATVVSVDIASGLYTDQPNEPTDVIIEPDYTLTFQLPKLALVLPKNGPYVGNWHILDIRLHKRFIDQAPTSYYFTQPSEARLLLRKRNRFSNKGTFGHALLLAGSYGKIGAAVLSAKACLRAGVGLLTVQVPQCGYTILQTVVPEAMCSPDRHQNILTGIAPSDQAGHESLDPSDFSAIGIGPGIGKAPETLAMLKGLLPSLKKPIVVDADALNLLAENRELLNHIPPSSILTPHPKEFERLTKKWSNDYQKLDLLREFAKKNKIVVVLKGAFSAIATPDGDIHFNSTGNPGLSTGGTGDVLTGVLTALLAQGYDPVEAAVLGVYAHGLAGDQVASQRGSIGMTASDVIDALRWE
- a CDS encoding bestrophin family protein — encoded protein: MIIYKNAGLLPSIWHFHTGPTAKALVRRLIVIAIYVILITIAEMRYIDLRLKDTPGSFLSAMGILLSLLLIFRTNTAYDRFYEGRQAWGSLVNNCRNLAIFFNAVLPEGDTASRNFYAKAISNFPFALKNHLRDSSNVSELDMVEEGERRDLSNFDHKPAGVANQLWAKTEALYREGHISESQHINLNQYLTTLMDVCGVCERIKSTPIPFSYTLFIKLFIMFYVVLLPFTVMTAFGYLTIPAVLLASYILVGLEMIGEEIEEPFGFERNDLPLNQLSQLIRVNVHDILQINLPHVEKLAAKPGFTIVT
- a CDS encoding FeoA family protein — its product is MSKRSVADLKIGERATIESFNNQLMSLKLLEMGCLPGAEVCLHSKAPLGDPICLNVAGYCLAMRKSEAATIMIQNED
- a CDS encoding sulfite exporter TauE/SafE family protein, giving the protein MDYSAVLVLCGFSFLAGFVDAIIGGGGLIQTPAMLFTLPRYPVPTLIGTTKIPSMFSSLMGAFQYSRRVAVVGRFIGPMMAIAFGASWFGSWVLSRVPNSFMKPLALVILIGVFIYTLIKKDFGQVSHRVVTASQQQKRMWFMGAGIGFYDGFFGPGTGSFLVLGFIALIGFDFLKASAHAKLVNASTNLASTLFFINEGKILYAFAFPMAIASLSGAFLGARLAILKGNRFIRVFFLFLIAATILRFAWDLLR
- the rplS gene encoding 50S ribosomal protein L19, with translation MSELIKLVEADNAQRRAELPAFRAGDTVNVHVKIREGNKERIQVFTGTVIQRRNPSTGGETFTVRKVSNGVGVERIFPLLSPNIDKVEIVRLGKVRRARLFYLRGRQGKAARVKERKPKVVAAA
- a CDS encoding heme exporter protein CcmB, whose product is MAESVRQMSALMRKEFLLEWRQRYALNGMLLYIVGAVFVCYLSFNARRGQLTPIVWNTLFWIILLFTAINAIAKSFVQERAGRQLYYYTLASPQQIILSKILYNTALMLMLVFLGFGVYAFVLGNPVNDVPLYMLTLVLGAIGFASSLTLVSGIASKAENPATLMAVLSFPIILPLLLMLLKVSKNALDGLDRSVSWNEIGTVLAIDAIVLTLSWLLFPFLWRS
- a CDS encoding rhodanese-like domain-containing protein, with amino-acid sequence MLAHTYTDISLSELEKLRHQPHTAVVDVRDEWEFDEFNLGGLNIPLSDIRTRKAELLPYHTLIVVCTNGVRSRVAAKDFLRQPELKSKTIYHLHGGLVEDVD
- the htpG gene encoding molecular chaperone HtpG, which produces MEAVQNEKGQISIHTENIFPIIKKFLYSDHEIFLRELVSNAVDATQKLRQLASFGEFGGELGDLKVTVSLDEEAKTITISDNGLGMTADEIKKYINQIAFSGATDFLDKYKDKTDDKGQIIGHFGLGFYSAFMVAERVDIVSKSYRDGSEAVRWTCDGSTEFELSPAERADRGTDIILHIAPDSEEFLNKGRLQGILDKYARFLPVPVEFDEKVVNNTTPIWTKSPADLTDEDYKTFYRELYPMGEEPLFWIHLNVDYPFNLTGILYFPRIKNELRFQREKIQLYSRQVFITDEVKDVVPDFLMMLHGVIDSPDIPLNVSRSFLQSDANVKKINGYITRKVADKLNDLFNADRKAFEEKFDDIGLFIKYGILSDDKFWEKAKNFVLLKNTEGEFATLDEYREKVQANQTDKNDTLVLLYTSDRKQQDAYIESARRRGYDVLLMDNVIDAHFINALEQKLEKVHFQRVDADSLDKLIDKGLNNESVLSEADQTKLKDVFDQVLDNKMLNVSVEAQPVDELPVTITLPEFMRRMKDMSALSGEQSFYGNLPNTYNVVVNANHPLIGKILAEADADSQKSLVKQVYDLALLSQNMLTGSELTAFVKRTVAAL
- the feoB gene encoding ferrous iron transport protein B; this translates as MKSSPIIALVGNPNAGKSSLFNQLTGLRQKTGNFPGVTMDKKSGLWPIDTQNTATVIDLPGVYSIYPKSLDEQIVTDILANPSHPDYPDVAVVVIDAANLHRNLLLFTQITDLGVPTVLALNMLDVAQQQTKAINSVRLAMRLGVPVVRINARKGEGLDLLKKAVLDQIQEPVLPGKLFFDPVDEVPEVIADTKTQYHLDNNYLALQYIIQHDGVSFLNRQQQMGLDTIIESHQFNVTTFQANETITRYKRIAAIVTEVVTDKRPINQPTWSQKLDRVLLHPVWGYAIFGFILLLLFQAIFAWAQPFMDAIDTGVAWLNGQLKTSLPPGPLTDLLTDGILAGIGGILVFIPQIAFLFFLIALLEESGYMSRVMVIMDRIMRKFGLNGRSVVPLISGVACAVPAIMATRSIGTRRDRLITILVTPLMSCSARLPIYTILIALVVPNQRVLGVFNLQGLALMSLYLLGLVSALVAAYVLKILLKTKERGYFIMELPTFKLPRWNHVGLTVWESVRSFVWEAGRVILAISIVLWVLASYGPGDSMEQAEKLVKQQNSTLSSDALQNRIASERLEASYAGNFGHFIEPVIRPLGYDWKIGIALLSSFAAREVFVGTMSTIYSIGDGGDDEGVTIRERLRQEKNPETGGVMYTPALAWSLLVFYVFAMMCMSTLAATQRETKSWKWPAVQLTYMMVLAYVAAFATYQLMK
- a CDS encoding DUF4126 domain-containing protein; this encodes MSLEWIMSACIGVGLAACCGFRVFVPLLIASAATKLGIVGTMTGFEWLGGWPALLGLTVATVVELGGYYIPWLDNVLDTIATPASIIAGTLLSTTFLQIDNPLLHWGLGLMLGGSSAGIIQAGTSLLRLGSTATTGGAGNPVVATGENIASFSLSIFSIFLPLVAVVIIALVLIFIVGRLVARRKVWFSRAGKQNRTGGPAGF